A region from the Cryptosporangium arvum DSM 44712 genome encodes:
- a CDS encoding YchJ family protein has translation MSVCPCGSRRTYDECCGPFHGGGAAPTAEALMRSRYSAFARGLAPYLLSTWHPRTRPGELELDPGITWRALQIVDTVDGGPGDDSGIVEFRAVARTAGGERHVQHERSTFSRVGGRWVYVDGGSGPLLR, from the coding sequence GTGAGTGTCTGCCCGTGCGGTTCCCGCCGGACCTACGACGAGTGCTGCGGGCCGTTCCACGGCGGTGGCGCGGCGCCCACCGCGGAAGCGCTCATGCGTTCGCGCTACAGCGCTTTCGCCCGTGGGCTCGCGCCGTACCTGCTGAGCACCTGGCATCCCCGCACCCGCCCGGGCGAGCTGGAGCTCGACCCGGGCATCACCTGGAGGGCCCTGCAGATCGTCGACACCGTGGACGGCGGGCCGGGCGACGACTCCGGGATCGTCGAGTTCCGGGCGGTCGCCCGCACGGCCGGCGGCGAGCGGCACGTCCAGCACGAGCGCAGCACGTTCAGCCGGGTCGGCGGCCGCTGGGTCTACGTGGACGGCGGGAGCGGGCCGCTGCTGCGGTAG
- a CDS encoding serine/threonine protein kinase, translating into MVTPLLPSDPQLIGRYSIQGRLGSGGMGIVYLGQSPGGRPAAIKVINERFGINSDSLARFRREVEVLRTVRSAYTAALIDCQLEQPPYWFATEYVPGPTLADAIAQRGPLPPDGGYRLLAALAEGLTDIHQHGICHRDIKPQNVILASTGPQLIDFGIARGTEHVALTQVGAAIGSPGYAAPEVLSRNEVAPPADVFALGATTTFAVTGRKPFGDGTGAVIMMRSMSGEIDLSGVEPRLAELLRACVAVEPGYRPTPEQIIETCRAQIPAFQPVDAGAVTAVTSAPPAPGGPPAPTTAPTYPTPFSGTATAPTVGGAPAAPTEVVSAVPAPPRPPVSGAPHSGAPHSAAPHSAAPHSGPPAFGAPPAFGAPPAFGGPHGVPPSFGPPNGPGVPNGPGAPNGPGPRRGRVALIVGAAVLALVVLLGGGAFAFSVLGSDEDTTTKAAVPGPSAAVPTPSATASAAASPAAPDSPDPATPAASESPDPAGAATVTWVDKATSRCLDGNAEGNVYTFPCNDGDYQKWIPKEVDGGFTFTSKATGLCLDSNPARNVYAMPCNEGDYQVWSVTENGDSFFNLTDKATGFVLDSNGDGQVYAFDANDGDYQRWRRQ; encoded by the coding sequence GTGGTGACGCCCCTCCTGCCCAGTGACCCTCAGCTGATCGGCCGTTACAGCATCCAGGGCAGACTGGGCTCCGGCGGCATGGGCATCGTCTACCTCGGTCAGTCACCGGGTGGGCGGCCCGCGGCGATCAAGGTCATCAACGAGCGGTTCGGCATCAACTCGGACTCGCTCGCGCGGTTCCGGCGCGAGGTCGAGGTGCTGCGGACGGTCCGCAGTGCGTACACGGCCGCGCTCATCGACTGCCAGCTCGAGCAGCCGCCGTACTGGTTCGCCACCGAGTACGTACCCGGGCCGACGCTCGCCGACGCGATCGCCCAGCGCGGCCCGTTACCTCCGGACGGGGGGTACCGGCTGCTCGCGGCGCTCGCCGAGGGCCTGACCGACATCCACCAGCACGGCATCTGCCACCGGGACATCAAGCCGCAGAACGTCATCCTGGCCTCGACCGGGCCGCAGCTGATCGACTTCGGGATCGCCCGGGGCACCGAGCACGTCGCGCTGACCCAGGTCGGGGCGGCGATCGGGTCGCCGGGGTACGCGGCCCCCGAGGTGCTCTCACGCAACGAGGTCGCGCCGCCGGCGGACGTGTTCGCACTCGGCGCGACGACGACGTTCGCGGTGACCGGACGCAAGCCGTTCGGGGACGGCACCGGCGCGGTGATCATGATGCGGTCGATGAGCGGCGAGATCGACCTGTCCGGGGTCGAGCCGCGGCTGGCCGAGCTCCTGCGGGCGTGCGTCGCGGTGGAGCCCGGGTACCGGCCCACCCCCGAGCAGATCATCGAGACCTGCCGGGCGCAGATCCCCGCCTTCCAACCCGTCGACGCCGGCGCGGTCACCGCGGTCACGAGCGCGCCCCCGGCGCCGGGCGGTCCCCCCGCGCCGACCACGGCGCCGACGTACCCGACCCCGTTCTCCGGCACCGCGACCGCGCCGACGGTGGGCGGCGCCCCGGCCGCACCGACCGAGGTCGTCAGCGCGGTCCCCGCCCCGCCCCGCCCACCGGTGTCCGGCGCGCCCCACTCCGGTGCCCCGCACTCGGCTGCCCCGCACTCGGCTGCCCCGCACTCCGGGCCGCCCGCGTTCGGCGCACCGCCGGCCTTCGGCGCCCCGCCCGCGTTCGGTGGCCCCCACGGCGTACCGCCCTCGTTCGGACCGCCGAACGGGCCCGGGGTACCGAACGGCCCCGGGGCACCGAACGGCCCCGGCCCGCGCCGGGGCCGGGTGGCCCTCATCGTCGGCGCGGCCGTCCTCGCGCTCGTCGTCCTGCTCGGTGGCGGCGCGTTCGCGTTCTCCGTTCTCGGCTCCGACGAGGACACCACGACCAAGGCCGCCGTCCCGGGCCCGAGCGCGGCCGTCCCCACCCCCTCCGCGACCGCGAGCGCCGCCGCGTCCCCGGCGGCGCCGGACTCCCCCGACCCGGCGACCCCGGCCGCCTCGGAGTCCCCCGACCCCGCCGGCGCCGCCACGGTGACCTGGGTCGACAAGGCCACGTCACGCTGCCTGGACGGCAACGCCGAAGGCAATGTCTACACGTTCCCGTGCAACGACGGCGACTACCAGAAGTGGATCCCCAAGGAGGTCGACGGCGGCTTCACGTTCACCAGTAAGGCCACCGGCCTTTGCCTCGACAGCAACCCGGCCCGCAACGTCTACGCGATGCCGTGCAACGAGGGCGACTACCAGGTCTGGTCGGTGACCGAGAACGGCGACTCGTTCTTCAACCTCACCGACAAGGCCACCGGTTTCGTGCTCGACAGCAACGGGGACGGCCAGGTGTACGCGTTCGACGCCAACGACGGCGACTACCAGCGGTGGCGCCGCCAGTGA
- a CDS encoding Lrp/AsnC family transcriptional regulator, whose amino-acid sequence MTVDDIDQELLRLLSADGRRTFSEMAGEVGLSVAAVKRRVDRLREIGVITGFTVKVDHTKLGWGIEAFTELRYAGATPVSAIITSAFAVPEVQAVYAIAGDPDALVHLRVRDIRHLQQAIDRMRRTGPVVGTKTLMVLGSWNRDDPAPGPVSDER is encoded by the coding sequence ATGACTGTCGACGACATCGACCAGGAGCTGCTCCGGCTGCTGTCGGCCGATGGGCGGCGCACGTTCTCGGAGATGGCCGGCGAGGTCGGCCTCTCGGTCGCGGCGGTCAAGCGACGCGTCGACCGGCTGCGTGAGATCGGGGTGATCACCGGCTTCACGGTCAAGGTCGACCACACCAAGCTCGGCTGGGGCATCGAGGCGTTCACCGAGCTGCGCTACGCCGGCGCCACCCCGGTGAGCGCGATCATCACGTCCGCGTTCGCGGTGCCCGAGGTGCAGGCCGTGTACGCGATCGCCGGGGACCCCGACGCACTGGTGCACCTGCGGGTACGCGACATCCGGCACCTCCAGCAGGCGATCGACCGGATGCGGCGCACCGGACCGGTGGTCGGCACCAAGACGCTGATGGTGCTCGGGTCGTGGAACCGGGACGACCCGGCGCCGGGCCCCGTCAGCGACGAGCGGTGA
- a CDS encoding TetR/AcrR family transcriptional regulator, protein MVRSDARENRVRILAAAREAFAGDGDPSMNQIAQRAGVGAGTLYRNFPTREALVLAVYQHELERILETVPALLAAHPPIEALQRWTLDLVDAMRQKHGLGDALSPGAHQAIAEQSYGPVIAAITQLLDAGKRTGVVRVDADPADFLQFTAALWRAATEPEDRAPRMLALLLDGLRRR, encoded by the coding sequence ATGGTCCGTTCCGACGCCCGGGAGAACCGGGTCCGCATCCTCGCCGCGGCGCGCGAGGCGTTCGCCGGCGACGGCGACCCGTCGATGAACCAGATCGCGCAGCGGGCCGGGGTCGGGGCGGGCACGCTCTACCGCAACTTCCCGACGCGCGAGGCGCTGGTGCTCGCCGTCTACCAGCACGAGCTCGAGCGCATCCTGGAGACCGTGCCGGCGCTGCTCGCCGCGCACCCTCCGATCGAGGCGCTCCAGCGGTGGACGCTGGACCTCGTCGACGCGATGCGTCAGAAGCACGGCCTCGGCGACGCGCTGAGCCCCGGCGCGCACCAGGCGATCGCCGAGCAGTCCTACGGCCCGGTGATCGCCGCGATCACCCAGCTCCTCGACGCCGGCAAGCGGACCGGCGTCGTCCGGGTGGACGCCGACCCGGCTGACTTCCTCCAGTTCACCGCCGCGCTCTGGCGCGCCGCCACCGAGCCCGAGGACCGCGCGCCACGCATGCTCGCACTCCTGCTCGACGGCCTGCGCCGCCGCTGA
- a CDS encoding TetR/AcrR family transcriptional regulator, which translates to MSKPVQTSRRAEYAQRTREAILDAARTLFVEKGYFGTKVDDIARAARVAPATVYAVGGGKHGLLRTLIESGTNSEDVPRILARITEAGDPGDLIRFVVRATREQFAQWSDLMRQVAAAAPQEPTVREIQEIAHAGMRHGLSVTAGRLATLGALRADVDVAKATDLLWLHLCNSAYFIRTDDLGWSLDESEAWLTEALSRALLPPADIGAP; encoded by the coding sequence GTGTCGAAGCCTGTGCAGACCAGTCGGCGGGCCGAGTACGCCCAGCGCACCCGCGAGGCGATCCTGGACGCGGCGCGCACGCTGTTCGTCGAGAAGGGCTACTTCGGCACGAAGGTCGACGACATCGCGCGGGCGGCGCGGGTCGCACCGGCCACGGTCTACGCGGTCGGCGGGGGCAAACACGGACTGCTGCGGACGCTCATCGAGTCCGGGACGAACTCCGAGGACGTGCCCCGCATCCTCGCCCGGATCACCGAGGCCGGCGACCCGGGCGACCTGATCCGCTTCGTCGTCCGGGCCACGCGTGAGCAGTTCGCGCAGTGGTCGGACCTGATGCGTCAGGTCGCCGCGGCCGCCCCGCAGGAGCCGACCGTGCGGGAGATCCAGGAGATCGCGCACGCCGGCATGCGCCACGGGCTGTCGGTGACCGCCGGCCGGCTCGCGACGCTCGGGGCCCTGCGTGCCGACGTCGACGTCGCCAAGGCCACCGACCTCCTGTGGCTGCACCTGTGCAACTCCGCGTACTTCATCCGCACCGACGACCTCGGCTGGTCGCTCGACGAGTCCGAGGCCTGGCTCACCGAGGCCCTGTCGCGCGCCCTCCTGCCCCCCGCCGACATCGGAGCCCCGTGA
- a CDS encoding crotonase/enoyl-CoA hydratase family protein, producing the protein MTDVVRVTVDVDGGIADVRLARPEKRNALDPAMFEALVRTGERLRTEPGLRAVVLSGSGPDFCAGLDLGAMSALGRGDRLTAVVDLPPGDGPAAALGQRAAYVWAQVPVPVVAAVHGNALGGGLQIALGADIRIVAPDAVLSVMEVRWGLVPDMTGTQLLPRLVGPDTARELVFTGRTVTGTEAAAIGLATRTADDPLAAAFALAREIATRSPDAVRAAKRLLDLAERVDLATGLAAEQTEIAALIGTPNQAEAVAAGLGKRAPNFT; encoded by the coding sequence ATGACGGACGTGGTTCGGGTCACGGTCGACGTGGACGGCGGGATCGCCGACGTGCGGCTGGCGCGGCCGGAGAAGCGCAACGCGCTGGACCCGGCGATGTTCGAGGCCCTGGTGCGCACCGGCGAGCGGCTGCGTACCGAGCCCGGGCTGCGCGCGGTGGTGCTCTCCGGCTCCGGCCCGGACTTCTGCGCCGGGCTTGACCTCGGGGCGATGAGTGCGCTGGGCCGCGGGGACCGGCTCACCGCGGTGGTGGACCTGCCGCCGGGTGACGGTCCGGCCGCGGCGCTGGGGCAGCGGGCCGCGTACGTCTGGGCGCAGGTGCCGGTGCCGGTGGTCGCCGCGGTGCACGGGAACGCGCTCGGCGGCGGGTTGCAGATCGCGCTCGGGGCCGACATCCGGATCGTGGCGCCCGACGCGGTGCTCTCGGTGATGGAGGTCCGCTGGGGGTTGGTGCCCGACATGACCGGCACCCAGCTGCTGCCCCGCCTCGTCGGCCCCGACACCGCGCGGGAGCTCGTGTTCACCGGCCGGACGGTGACCGGCACCGAGGCGGCGGCGATCGGTCTGGCCACCCGCACCGCCGACGATCCGCTCGCGGCGGCGTTCGCGCTGGCCCGCGAGATCGCCACCCGCAGCCCCGACGCGGTCCGGGCGGCCAAGCGGCTGCTCGACCTCGCCGAGCGGGTGGATCTGGCGACCGGTCTCGCGGCCGAACAGACCGAGATCGCCGCGCTGATCGGCACGCCCAACCAGGCCGAGGCGGTCGCCGCAGGCCTGGGGAAACGCGCCCCGAACTTCACCTGA
- a CDS encoding TetR/AcrR family transcriptional regulator, whose protein sequence is MPSADRRLQPRRRPRQVRAELTRERILTAAAHVFVEFGYAAGTTNRIAERARISIGSLYQYFPNKDAVLAELLIRHVDRGVWRGADQLDLSPGSLEATVRALVRDAIDNHQDDPQLLRIMIEEAPLSQELLDTIARHGTQRVAQVRDVLARHPDVGVADLDTAAELILTTVELNTHKVMADPRTIGVDALERELVGMVTRYLRGD, encoded by the coding sequence ATGCCGTCGGCCGACCGTCGTCTCCAACCACGTCGCAGGCCCCGGCAGGTGCGCGCGGAGCTCACCCGCGAGCGCATCCTCACCGCGGCTGCTCACGTTTTTGTCGAGTTCGGGTACGCCGCCGGCACCACGAACCGCATCGCCGAACGCGCCCGGATCTCGATCGGCTCGCTGTACCAGTACTTCCCGAACAAGGACGCCGTCCTGGCCGAGCTGCTGATCCGGCACGTCGACCGCGGGGTGTGGCGGGGCGCCGACCAGCTCGACCTGTCGCCGGGGAGCCTGGAGGCGACCGTGCGGGCGCTGGTCCGCGACGCGATCGACAACCACCAGGACGATCCGCAGCTGCTGCGGATCATGATCGAGGAGGCGCCGCTCTCGCAGGAGCTGCTCGACACGATCGCCCGGCACGGGACGCAGCGGGTCGCCCAGGTGCGCGACGTGCTCGCCCGCCACCCCGACGTCGGGGTGGCGGACCTCGACACCGCGGCGGAGCTGATCCTGACCACGGTGGAGCTCAACACCCACAAGGTGATGGCCGACCCGCGCACGATCGGCGTCGACGCGCTCGAGCGGGAGCTGGTCGGCATGGTCACCCGCTACCTGCGCGGCGACTGA
- a CDS encoding aldo/keto reductase codes for MRYIKLGTTGLDVSSIAIGAMTYGEPDRGHPVWSKGEEDARPLIRHALEAGINFFDTANMYSNGSSEEILGRALRDFADRDEVVIATKLRHPMRLGPNGRGLSRKAVLTEVDHSLRRLGTDYIDLYQIHRNDRSTPWEETLEALSDLVTAGKVRYLGALSMHAWEFAKALHLQKRHGWARFVSMQDHYNLLAREEEREMIPLCLDEGVGTVVWSPLARGRLARAWDDARATARSATDGSYADLLYPPLEEASDRAIVDAVGRVAGARGIHRAQVALAWLRHQPVVTAPLVGAGSIAQIDDAVASLDVELTDDEVRALEAPYTPRHDWQGISDEAELEAVRRRVPGMALSARG; via the coding sequence ATGCGCTACATCAAGCTCGGGACGACGGGTCTGGACGTGTCGTCGATCGCCATCGGCGCGATGACCTACGGCGAGCCCGACCGCGGACACCCGGTCTGGTCGAAGGGCGAGGAGGACGCACGGCCGCTGATCAGGCACGCGCTCGAGGCCGGCATCAACTTCTTCGACACCGCGAACATGTACTCGAACGGGTCGAGCGAGGAGATCCTCGGCCGGGCGTTACGGGACTTCGCCGACCGCGACGAGGTCGTGATCGCGACGAAGCTGCGTCACCCGATGCGCCTGGGACCGAACGGCCGGGGCCTGTCGCGCAAGGCGGTGCTGACCGAGGTCGACCATTCACTGCGCCGGCTCGGCACCGACTACATCGACCTGTACCAGATCCACCGCAACGACCGTTCGACCCCGTGGGAGGAGACGCTCGAGGCGCTCAGCGACCTCGTGACCGCGGGCAAGGTGCGTTACCTGGGCGCGTTGTCGATGCACGCGTGGGAGTTCGCGAAGGCGCTGCACCTGCAGAAGCGTCACGGGTGGGCGCGGTTCGTGTCCATGCAGGACCACTACAACCTGCTCGCCCGCGAGGAGGAGCGCGAGATGATCCCGCTCTGCCTGGACGAGGGGGTCGGCACCGTGGTCTGGTCGCCGCTGGCCCGGGGCCGCCTCGCCCGCGCCTGGGACGACGCGCGCGCGACCGCACGCTCCGCGACCGACGGGTCCTACGCCGACCTGCTGTACCCGCCGCTGGAGGAGGCGTCCGACCGGGCGATCGTCGACGCGGTGGGCCGGGTGGCCGGCGCGCGCGGCATCCACCGGGCCCAGGTCGCGCTGGCCTGGCTGCGGCATCAGCCGGTCGTGACGGCTCCGCTGGTCGGTGCCGGCTCGATCGCCCAGATCGACGACGCCGTGGCCTCGCTCGACGTCGAACTCACCGACGACGAGGTGCGTGCCCTGGAGGCTCCGTACACACCCCGCCACGACTGGCAGGGAATCTCCGACGAGGCCGAGCTCGAGGCCGTCCGCCGACGCGTGCCCGGTATGGCGCTCAGCGCACGCGGTTAG
- a CDS encoding 2Fe-2S iron-sulfur cluster-binding protein: MLKQLGALDDGCRTILGASPVAAFGYRDAEGASRTTFVGGRPGFARVHTPTRISFGFSEPGAPHGPASLFFLLPGVGELLRVNGSVVARTGGRVVVEVTEAYVHCAQAVLRSRLWQPPAPPVDADAVPGDGAPGDGPLARPGVAGFLAAAPFLALSTWDADGGSDTSPRGDRGAVARIRDARTLVIPDRKGNRRADTLHNLLRDDRLSLAALVPGRDAVLHVRGRALITDDPALLATMALRGMPPHLALVVDVEDARLVGSGVLTRARLWSPGTHLDRRTAPDLAAIGSRHLAAGTGGAPSALLRAVAAMPGLGRVLRGVMNRAYRSGLRKEGYDDVSFAVGGEAANPLRSVRVTGIRRETPSAVTLVLEDGAPFDFRPGQFFTLVADVDGRPLRRAYSASSAPGTSRLEVTVKRVEGGRFSAFVHRDLRVGDRLELRGPSGSFHAEPGELVLVAAGSGVTPMMSMIRATLGTGRISLLYSSRTADEVIFAAELDRLAARHPDHLSVTHVLTARDGRLDAAGVRRWISAVAPSEDAGYYVCGPEPLMDAVVAGLGVPAGRVRRERFRSGADPTVATGPQELVVENDGRPVGSVVVAPGRTLLEAGLDAGFAMPHSCTVGNCGDCLVRLVDGDVAQSEPNCLTPQQRADGYVLACVSCPLSTVRLDIAEP; the protein is encoded by the coding sequence ATGCTCAAACAACTCGGCGCCCTCGACGACGGCTGCCGGACGATCCTCGGAGCCAGCCCGGTCGCGGCGTTCGGCTACCGGGACGCCGAGGGGGCGAGCCGGACCACGTTCGTCGGCGGCCGCCCGGGGTTCGCCCGGGTGCACACGCCGACGCGGATCTCGTTCGGGTTCTCCGAGCCCGGCGCGCCGCACGGCCCGGCGTCGCTGTTCTTCCTGCTGCCCGGCGTCGGTGAGCTGTTACGCGTGAACGGCTCGGTCGTCGCCCGGACCGGTGGGCGGGTCGTCGTCGAGGTCACCGAGGCCTACGTGCACTGCGCGCAGGCCGTGCTCCGGTCGCGGCTGTGGCAGCCGCCGGCCCCGCCGGTCGACGCGGACGCCGTACCGGGCGACGGTGCGCCGGGCGACGGTCCGCTGGCCCGGCCCGGGGTCGCCGGGTTCCTGGCCGCCGCGCCGTTCCTCGCGCTGTCCACCTGGGACGCCGACGGCGGGAGCGACACGAGCCCGCGCGGGGACCGGGGAGCGGTGGCGCGGATCCGGGACGCCCGCACGCTCGTCATCCCGGACCGAAAGGGCAACAGGCGCGCGGACACGCTCCACAACCTGCTGCGCGACGACCGCCTCTCGCTGGCCGCGCTCGTCCCGGGCCGCGACGCGGTGCTGCACGTGCGCGGTCGCGCGCTGATCACCGACGATCCCGCGCTGCTGGCGACGATGGCGCTGCGCGGGATGCCCCCGCACCTGGCGCTGGTCGTCGACGTCGAGGACGCGCGACTCGTCGGCAGCGGCGTGCTCACCCGGGCGCGGCTCTGGTCGCCCGGCACGCACCTCGACCGCCGGACGGCACCGGACCTGGCGGCGATCGGGAGCCGCCACCTGGCCGCCGGCACCGGGGGAGCACCGTCCGCGCTGCTGCGTGCCGTCGCCGCGATGCCGGGGCTCGGCCGGGTGCTGCGCGGGGTGATGAACCGCGCCTACCGGTCCGGCCTGCGCAAGGAGGGCTACGACGACGTCTCGTTCGCGGTCGGGGGCGAGGCCGCGAACCCGCTCCGGAGCGTCCGGGTCACCGGGATCCGCCGGGAGACGCCGAGCGCGGTCACGCTCGTCCTCGAGGACGGGGCGCCGTTCGACTTCCGGCCCGGCCAGTTCTTCACGCTCGTCGCCGACGTCGACGGACGCCCGCTGCGGCGCGCCTACTCGGCGTCGTCGGCGCCGGGGACGTCCCGGCTGGAGGTCACGGTCAAGCGCGTCGAGGGCGGCCGGTTCTCCGCGTTCGTGCACCGGGACCTGCGGGTCGGCGACCGGCTGGAGCTCCGCGGCCCGTCCGGGTCGTTCCACGCCGAGCCGGGCGAGCTGGTGCTCGTCGCGGCGGGCAGCGGCGTCACGCCGATGATGAGCATGATCCGGGCGACGCTCGGGACCGGCCGGATCTCGCTGCTCTACAGCAGCCGCACCGCCGACGAGGTCATCTTCGCCGCCGAGCTGGACCGCCTGGCGGCGCGGCACCCGGACCACTTGTCGGTCACCCACGTCCTGACCGCCCGCGACGGCCGGCTCGATGCGGCCGGGGTACGCCGGTGGATCAGCGCGGTGGCCCCGTCCGAGGACGCCGGGTACTACGTCTGCGGCCCCGAGCCGCTGATGGACGCGGTGGTCGCCGGTCTCGGCGTGCCGGCCGGACGGGTCCGGCGCGAGCGCTTCCGCAGCGGCGCCGACCCGACGGTCGCGACCGGGCCGCAGGAGCTCGTGGTCGAGAACGACGGGCGGCCGGTCGGCTCGGTGGTGGTCGCGCCCGGCCGGACGCTGCTCGAGGCGGGGCTCGACGCCGGTTTCGCGATGCCGCACTCCTGCACGGTCGGTAACTGCGGCGACTGCCTGGTGCGACTCGTCGACGGCGACGTGGCCCAGAGCGAGCCGAACTGCCTCACCCCGCAGCAGCGGGCCGACGGCTACGTGTTGGCCTGCGTGAGCTGCCCACTCTCCACGGTCAGGCTCGACATCGCGGAGCCCTGA
- a CDS encoding glucose-1-phosphate adenylyltransferase family protein: MARPRTLLLVLAGGAGGRLELLTDHRAKPAVPYGGSYRLIDVSLSNAHHSGIDDVWVIEQFHPVSLTDHLANGRPWDLDRTHGGLLTLHPHLGTEREGWHQGTADALWRQAPLIREFDPDHLVVVSADAIYALDYDTVVAAHAEGGGDVTMVTTRRPIEEAGRYGVVETGDGDRITNYVYKPDEPATDLIANEVFVFRPSALLDVLGSLEEDGGDLGDHALPQLVDAGAAREYRFDAYWRDVGTVPAYLESHLELVGDDPAIRLDDPAWPMLTRGGHHGPARLARGAEVADSLLSAGCDVAGSVERSVLSPGVIVEPGASVTDSVLLHGAVVRRGARVRGAIVDTGAEIGAGASLDGTDDVVLVGAGARVAKDEEVTGGGRVARENT, encoded by the coding sequence ATGGCCAGGCCACGCACGTTGCTTCTCGTTCTCGCCGGAGGCGCCGGTGGGCGATTGGAGCTGCTGACCGACCACCGGGCCAAGCCCGCCGTGCCGTACGGCGGCTCCTACCGGCTGATCGACGTGTCGCTCTCCAACGCCCACCACTCCGGCATCGACGACGTCTGGGTGATCGAGCAGTTCCACCCGGTCTCGCTCACCGACCACCTCGCCAACGGACGCCCCTGGGACCTCGACCGCACCCACGGCGGCCTGCTCACCCTGCACCCGCACCTGGGCACCGAGCGGGAGGGCTGGCACCAGGGCACCGCCGACGCGCTCTGGCGGCAGGCTCCGCTGATCCGCGAGTTCGACCCCGACCACCTGGTCGTCGTGAGCGCGGACGCCATCTACGCGCTGGACTACGACACCGTGGTCGCCGCGCACGCCGAGGGCGGCGGTGACGTCACGATGGTCACCACCCGGCGCCCGATCGAGGAGGCCGGCCGGTACGGCGTCGTCGAGACCGGGGACGGCGACCGGATCACGAACTACGTCTACAAGCCCGACGAACCGGCCACCGACCTGATCGCCAACGAGGTCTTCGTCTTCCGGCCCTCGGCGCTGCTGGACGTACTGGGCTCGCTGGAGGAGGACGGCGGCGACCTCGGCGACCACGCGCTCCCGCAGCTCGTCGACGCGGGCGCGGCGCGCGAGTACCGGTTCGACGCCTACTGGCGTGACGTCGGCACGGTGCCCGCGTACCTGGAGTCGCACCTCGAGCTGGTCGGGGACGACCCGGCGATCCGGCTGGACGACCCGGCCTGGCCGATGCTGACTCGGGGCGGCCACCACGGACCGGCCCGGCTGGCCCGCGGTGCCGAGGTCGCCGACTCGCTGCTCTCGGCCGGGTGCGACGTCGCCGGGAGCGTCGAGCGGTCGGTGCTCTCCCCCGGCGTGATCGTGGAGCCGGGCGCTTCGGTGACCGACTCGGTGCTGCTGCACGGTGCGGTGGTCCGGCGCGGGGCGCGGGTGCGCGGCGCGATCGTCGACACCGGGGCCGAGATCGGGGCGGGCGCCTCGCTCGACGGCACCGACGACGTCGTCCTCGTCGGCGCCGGGGCCCGGGTCGCGAAGGACGAGGAGGTGACGGGGGGTGGCCGCGTCGCGAGGGAGAACACGTAA
- a CDS encoding TetR/AcrR family transcriptional regulator — MKLNRELIVDAGMRAFAERGYVGLSMRQIADALGVHAGSLYYHVKNKEQLLALLADRVAGEAYDAGTAALGALSPAASWEERIEAQLVALRASLLARTGAPALLAASPAVLSPAALALMERLLRTLDAAGVAPDTRPVAADTLLSYVTGFVLQEQAPPADVQPPADLAERYPMTVAGAGSDPDTLFRTSIRLLCAGIATDRTPVR, encoded by the coding sequence GTGAAGCTGAACCGAGAGCTGATCGTCGACGCCGGGATGCGGGCGTTCGCCGAGCGTGGCTACGTCGGGCTGTCGATGCGCCAGATCGCCGACGCGCTCGGCGTCCACGCCGGGTCGCTGTACTACCACGTGAAGAACAAGGAGCAGCTGCTGGCGCTGCTGGCCGACCGGGTGGCCGGCGAGGCCTACGACGCGGGCACGGCCGCGTTGGGCGCGCTGTCCCCGGCCGCATCGTGGGAGGAGCGGATCGAGGCCCAGCTCGTCGCCCTGCGCGCGAGCCTCCTGGCCCGCACCGGCGCCCCCGCGCTGCTCGCCGCGAGCCCGGCGGTGCTCAGCCCGGCCGCGCTCGCGCTGATGGAACGTCTGCTGCGGACTCTCGACGCCGCCGGGGTGGCCCCGGACACGCGTCCGGTCGCCGCCGACACGCTGCTCAGTTACGTCACCGGTTTCGTACTGCAGGAACAGGCACCACCGGCCGACGTGCAGCCTCCGGCCGACCTGGCCGAGCGCTACCCGATGACGGTGGCCGGGGCCGGCTCCGACCCGGACACGCTGTTCCGCACCAGCATCCGGCTGCTCTGCGCCGGCATCGCGACGGACCGGACCCCGGTCAGGTGA